One window of Chryseobacterium sp. JJR-5R genomic DNA carries:
- a CDS encoding T9SS type A sorting domain-containing protein, translating into MRIIPLFSKIMFLLVFLPAAYCLAQTTLKVSYYTGSTQDYTITTSGKLYFSGNNLLVKTSGSAADVSIPTGIIKKITFSSSVLAVQETGTGTDNDLIKLYPNPSAEFIRITSDEKEALKVKIFSAEGRLVLNGTFQHGEDIDISSLKTGFYLVQVNNNTIKLIKK; encoded by the coding sequence ATGAGAATAATTCCGCTTTTCAGTAAGATAATGTTCTTGCTTGTATTCTTGCCTGCCGCGTATTGCCTGGCACAGACAACCCTGAAGGTTTCCTATTATACAGGATCAACACAGGATTATACCATCACTACGAGTGGTAAGCTTTACTTCTCCGGAAATAATCTGCTGGTAAAAACGTCAGGCTCTGCAGCCGATGTATCCATCCCGACCGGAATCATCAAAAAAATTACTTTTTCGTCATCAGTGCTTGCTGTTCAGGAAACAGGGACAGGAACAGATAATGACCTGATAAAATTATATCCTAACCCTTCTGCAGAGTTCATCAGGATTACATCTGATGAGAAGGAAGCATTAAAAGTAAAAATATTTTCTGCCGAAGGAAGGCTTGTCCTGAACGGGACATTCCAGCACGGTGAAGATATTGATATCAGCAGCCTGAAAACCGGGTTCTACCTCGTTCAGGTTAATAACAACACCATAAAACTGATCAAAAAATGA
- a CDS encoding cold-shock protein: MQQGTVKFFNDAKGFGFITPSTGGQDVFVHTSGLVDEIRENDVVTFDLQNGNKGVNAVNVKIA, encoded by the coding sequence ATGCAACAAGGAACAGTAAAATTCTTTAACGATGCCAAAGGATTTGGTTTTATTACACCATCAACAGGTGGACAGGATGTTTTCGTACATACTTCAGGTTTAGTGGATGAGATCCGTGAAAACGATGTCGTAACATTCGATTTACAAAATGGAAACAAAGGGGTTAACGCCGTTAACGTTAAGATAGCGTAA
- a CDS encoding glycoside hydrolase family 28 protein gives MKFQNIAAFLLSSFMLFFFSSTLKSQDKFPDGTSIPKWFKENKPTDINKLGKKYILTDNGMKNDSTVLQTKQLQALIDLAAKNGGGVIIVPKGTFLISSVFFKQGTHLHLETGAKLKGSDDINDFPVVTTRMEGQTVKYFPALINADGLDGFTISGKGMLDGNGLRFWKSFWKRREWNPKCTNMDEMRPRIIYVSNSKNVQIEGITIKNSPFWSTHYYKSDFVKLLNLTILAPKEPVKAPSTDAVDIDACTNFLIKNCYMSVNDDAIALKGGKGPKADKDPNNGENRNILIEDNSFGFCHSVLTCGSESIHNYNVILRNSKVKDASRLLHLKMRPDTPQHYEYLTVDNITGNVKTFLYVKGWNQFFDLKGEERPKKGLANNITIKNIDISCETAYSVEKSDLYDLKDFTFENFKIKALKPEMENLKYIQNLKQKNINVTQVASLMQSYDKKDDSDTAAK, from the coding sequence ATGAAATTTCAAAATATAGCAGCTTTCCTTCTGTCCTCTTTTATGCTTTTCTTCTTTTCATCAACACTGAAAAGCCAGGATAAATTTCCGGACGGAACGTCAATCCCAAAATGGTTTAAAGAAAATAAGCCCACAGATATCAATAAATTAGGCAAAAAATACATCCTTACAGACAATGGAATGAAGAATGACAGTACCGTTCTTCAGACTAAACAGCTTCAGGCATTGATCGATCTGGCGGCTAAAAACGGCGGCGGCGTTATCATTGTGCCGAAAGGAACATTCCTCATCAGCTCGGTTTTCTTCAAACAGGGAACGCATTTGCATCTGGAAACCGGGGCCAAATTAAAAGGGAGCGATGATATCAACGATTTTCCGGTAGTGACAACCCGTATGGAAGGTCAGACCGTAAAATATTTTCCGGCCCTGATCAATGCAGACGGATTGGATGGTTTCACAATTTCCGGAAAAGGAATGCTGGACGGAAACGGGCTCCGCTTCTGGAAATCATTCTGGAAAAGAAGAGAATGGAATCCTAAATGCACCAATATGGACGAAATGAGACCCAGGATTATCTACGTTTCAAATTCCAAAAACGTTCAAATTGAAGGAATTACCATTAAAAATTCGCCGTTCTGGAGTACCCATTACTATAAAAGTGATTTCGTTAAATTGTTAAATCTGACCATTCTTGCACCGAAAGAGCCCGTAAAAGCACCAAGTACTGACGCGGTTGACATTGATGCCTGTACCAATTTTCTGATCAAAAACTGCTACATGTCAGTCAATGACGACGCGATTGCTCTGAAAGGCGGAAAAGGCCCGAAAGCCGATAAAGACCCGAACAACGGAGAAAACAGAAACATCCTGATCGAAGACAACAGCTTCGGATTCTGTCATAGCGTTTTGACCTGCGGAAGCGAATCGATTCACAATTACAATGTGATTCTCCGCAATTCTAAAGTAAAAGATGCTTCAAGATTGTTACACCTGAAAATGCGTCCTGACACGCCCCAGCACTACGAATATCTCACTGTTGATAACATTACCGGAAACGTAAAAACATTCCTGTATGTAAAAGGATGGAACCAGTTTTTTGATTTAAAAGGCGAAGAAAGACCTAAAAAAGGTTTGGCAAACAATATCACCATAAAAAATATCGACATCAGTTGTGAAACGGCGTACTCTGTTGAAAAATCGGACTTATATGATTTGAAGGATTTCACTTTTGAAAACTTTAAAATCAAAGCTTTAAAACCTGAAATGGAAAATTTGAAGTATATTCAGAATTTGAAGCAGAAGAATATTAATGTAACGCAGGTTGCTTCTCTGATGCAATCTTACGATAAAAAAGACGATTCCGACACTGCTGCTAAATGA
- a CDS encoding carbohydrate-binding domain-containing protein, which produces MRRLFYILTVTLLSFGIKAQNTLIAHNSGNVMFASPTASVDSIRFDTSDARFHLSGSTASLNLPKTTVDSLTFSATAVNLTKIYIIYKGSENATIINPYSGQGVDITATGGTVNVVSTSTVNNLEYNLLGTSPTGSLTVNSALPATFVMNNLNLTNASGAAISITGGQAHTFTLQHGTVNSVTDGSASTKNGALQTDGKIIFTGTGTLNIKGIKKHGISTSSGIEVQNGNLKVTSAASDGFHSEGYTMSNGTVNITATGDAVDAGDAAVSVSGGTITATLASADVKAIKTGTSTIAISGGTLNLTLTGAQSKAISAKGNITFDGGNITASLSGAAVLTASGSGYDPSYSTAIKTDAAVTINNGTFNITLASTANGGKGISAGQNITVNNGNISITTAGNGAAYTNASGVLDSYSSSAITTDGNLLINAGSVTTISSGTGGKGLKADGTVVIGSTTGIPMLNIKTTGARFLVSGTDYSHPKTLVATGAITINNGNNTFSSTDDGIHSDSSVTVNGGTNTVSAISSTSGVGEGVEAPIITLAGGVNNITASNDGINATYGTVAGGTESNDNSHLYITGGIHIVTGSDAIDSNGNITVTGGTTIINGPTSQPEEGIDYNGTFLMNGGLLISAGSNSNMTKAMSTASTQVSMYLKSSTQLAASSLLHIENAAGTEMVTFKPKNGVYYFHFSSPNLLKNTAYKVYFGGSYTGGSYLGGTTGWGLYTGGTYSNTGGTLKSTFTTSVANTVNTASF; this is translated from the coding sequence ATGAGAAGGCTTTTTTACATTTTAACTGTTACACTGTTATCTTTTGGAATAAAGGCGCAAAACACCCTGATCGCCCATAATTCTGGAAACGTCATGTTTGCTTCTCCCACGGCCTCAGTAGACAGCATCAGGTTCGATACCAGTGATGCCAGGTTTCACCTCAGCGGAAGTACGGCAAGTTTAAACCTGCCAAAAACCACCGTCGACAGTCTGACGTTCTCCGCTACGGCAGTGAACCTGACTAAAATCTACATTATTTACAAAGGTTCGGAGAACGCCACCATTATCAATCCTTATTCCGGCCAGGGGGTGGACATTACGGCAACCGGAGGAACGGTAAACGTCGTTTCCACTTCCACCGTCAATAATCTGGAATACAATTTACTGGGAACCAGCCCCACGGGAAGCCTGACAGTGAACTCAGCCCTTCCGGCAACATTTGTGATGAACAATCTGAATTTAACCAACGCCTCTGGTGCAGCCATCAGCATTACCGGCGGGCAGGCTCATACGTTTACCCTTCAGCATGGTACTGTAAACTCAGTAACGGACGGCTCTGCAAGCACAAAAAACGGGGCTTTGCAGACCGACGGCAAAATCATTTTTACGGGAACAGGAACGTTAAACATCAAAGGGATCAAAAAGCACGGAATCTCCACTTCTTCCGGAATTGAAGTACAGAATGGCAACCTCAAAGTAACTTCTGCCGCTTCGGACGGCTTTCATTCAGAGGGATATACCATGAGCAACGGAACCGTAAATATTACAGCAACCGGAGACGCCGTTGATGCAGGAGATGCTGCCGTTTCGGTTTCCGGGGGCACCATTACCGCTACGCTGGCCTCTGCAGACGTAAAGGCGATCAAAACAGGCACTTCTACCATCGCCATCTCCGGCGGAACCCTCAACCTTACCCTTACCGGCGCCCAGTCCAAGGCCATCAGTGCCAAAGGAAATATCACATTCGACGGCGGAAATATTACTGCCAGCCTTTCCGGGGCTGCCGTTCTTACGGCGTCGGGCAGCGGCTATGACCCATCTTATTCTACAGCTATAAAAACCGATGCTGCCGTCACCATCAACAACGGAACATTCAATATTACTTTGGCCTCTACCGCTAACGGAGGAAAGGGGATCTCAGCAGGACAAAATATTACGGTGAACAACGGAAACATCAGCATCACAACGGCTGGGAATGGTGCTGCGTATACCAATGCCAGCGGAGTCCTGGACTCTTATTCATCTTCTGCAATAACAACAGACGGAAACCTGCTGATCAACGCCGGTTCGGTAACAACAATCAGTTCCGGAACAGGAGGAAAAGGACTGAAAGCCGACGGGACTGTTGTCATCGGGAGCACGACGGGAATTCCTATGCTGAATATCAAGACTACAGGAGCACGGTTCCTGGTTTCCGGAACCGATTACAGCCATCCGAAAACGCTGGTGGCTACCGGGGCAATTACGATCAATAACGGGAACAATACCTTCAGTTCTACCGATGACGGCATTCATTCCGATTCTTCTGTTACCGTTAATGGCGGAACCAATACCGTCTCCGCGATCTCTTCCACTTCAGGAGTCGGCGAAGGTGTTGAGGCTCCGATCATTACCCTGGCAGGCGGTGTCAACAACATCACCGCTTCCAATGACGGCATCAATGCTACCTATGGCACCGTTGCAGGCGGAACGGAATCCAACGACAACAGCCACCTGTACATTACCGGAGGAATCCATATCGTGACGGGGAGCGATGCCATTGACAGCAACGGAAATATTACCGTTACCGGCGGAACCACCATTATCAATGGGCCTACCAGCCAGCCCGAAGAAGGAATCGACTACAACGGGACCTTCCTGATGAATGGCGGGCTCCTTATTTCTGCAGGCTCAAACTCAAATATGACAAAAGCCATGAGCACTGCCTCCACCCAGGTAAGTATGTACCTGAAATCCAGTACCCAACTGGCTGCCTCCTCCCTGCTGCATATTGAAAATGCTGCCGGAACCGAGATGGTTACTTTCAAGCCTAAAAACGGCGTCTATTATTTTCATTTTTCCAGTCCGAACCTGCTGAAAAATACGGCTTACAAAGTCTATTTCGGCGGAAGTTATACCGGCGGAAGCTATCTCGGCGGAACGACAGGATGGGGACTCTATACAGGAGGAACTTACTCCAATACCGGAGGAACCCTGAAAAGCACCTTTACCACCTCAGTTGCAAATACGGTAAATACAGCCTCTTTTTAA
- the mnmE gene encoding tRNA uridine-5-carboxymethylaminomethyl(34) synthesis GTPase MnmE, whose translation MNNDTICALATANGVGALGIIRVSGNEALPIVQKSFPAKNLGKQKSHTLHYGYFMDGDESIDEVMLSIFLAPKSFTTENSVEIAFHGSPHIGKRILETLTKNGARMAKAGEFTLRAFINGRIDLSQAEAIADVIASENEASRKVAISQLKGGITNEISLLRTDLLNFVSLIELELDFAEEDVEFADRSALTQLLGRIELKLNSLIESFQYGNAIKNGTAVAIIGKPNAGKSTLLNALLKEERAIVSNIAGTTRDTIEEVLHIKGHAFRLIDTAGLRETTDEIEAIGVRKAREKVENAQILIYLADAATADFTADIEMIQSLVRDDLKLIVCATKIDEVTPPQHERVEEIFRNAIPSDFDFIKISAVENQNLQDLKNELSSYVEQLKTSENNIVITNQRHFEALRKSLDAVHQVNEAISFQISTELLAYELRNALEYLGEISGEVTNDEVLGNIFSKFCIGK comes from the coding sequence ATGAATAACGATACCATCTGTGCGCTGGCTACGGCCAATGGAGTGGGTGCCCTTGGGATTATCAGGGTTTCCGGAAATGAAGCATTACCGATAGTTCAGAAAAGTTTTCCTGCCAAAAACCTGGGGAAACAGAAATCACACACCCTCCATTACGGTTATTTTATGGACGGGGACGAATCTATTGATGAGGTAATGCTCTCGATTTTCCTGGCCCCGAAAAGCTTTACCACGGAAAATTCCGTGGAGATTGCATTTCACGGTTCGCCGCACATCGGGAAGCGTATTCTGGAAACCCTGACCAAAAATGGCGCACGGATGGCCAAAGCCGGTGAGTTTACCCTCCGCGCTTTTATCAACGGCAGGATAGACCTTTCCCAGGCGGAAGCGATTGCCGATGTCATCGCCTCTGAAAATGAAGCTTCAAGGAAAGTGGCGATCAGCCAGCTTAAAGGCGGGATCACGAATGAAATATCTTTGCTGCGGACCGATCTGCTGAATTTCGTTTCGCTGATCGAGCTGGAGCTGGACTTTGCCGAAGAAGATGTTGAATTTGCCGACAGGTCGGCTCTGACCCAATTGCTGGGCAGAATCGAATTAAAGCTCAATTCCCTGATTGAGAGCTTCCAATACGGCAATGCCATTAAAAACGGGACGGCGGTTGCCATCATCGGAAAGCCGAATGCCGGAAAATCTACCTTGCTGAACGCACTGCTGAAGGAAGAGCGGGCGATCGTCAGCAATATCGCTGGTACAACGCGCGATACCATAGAAGAGGTGCTGCATATCAAAGGCCATGCATTCCGTCTTATCGATACGGCGGGACTGCGTGAAACGACGGATGAAATTGAGGCCATCGGTGTGAGAAAAGCCCGGGAGAAAGTGGAAAATGCACAGATCCTTATTTACCTTGCTGATGCCGCTACTGCAGATTTTACCGCAGACATTGAGATGATACAGTCCTTGGTGCGGGATGACCTGAAACTGATTGTCTGTGCCACGAAGATCGATGAAGTTACGCCGCCGCAACATGAAAGAGTGGAGGAGATCTTCAGGAATGCCATTCCCAGTGATTTTGATTTCATTAAAATTTCAGCCGTTGAAAACCAGAACCTCCAGGACCTGAAGAATGAACTGTCCTCTTACGTGGAACAGCTGAAAACCTCTGAAAACAACATTGTCATCACCAACCAGCGCCATTTCGAAGCCTTACGGAAATCCCTGGATGCCGTGCATCAGGTGAATGAAGCCATTTCTTTTCAGATCTCTACCGAATTGCTTGCTTACGAGTTGAGAAATGCCCTGGAATACTTGGGTGAGATCTCCGGTGAAGTAACGAATGATGAGGTGCTGGGAAATATTTTTTCTAAGTTTTGTATCGGGAAATAG
- a CDS encoding aminopeptidase P family protein produces MTSKEKIAVLREEMQKNKVDAFIVYSADPHMSEYLPAEWQERAWLSGFLGSAGFVVVTRDKAGLWTDGRYYTQAAQELEGSGIDLFKDGLEDTPHYIDWIISEIPADGKVAVNALATAHANWELLTGKLNGKGITLADAPLLKEIWKERGTPSKNPVFVHPVERAGKSVADKIAAIRQKMETQEATVHIISSLDDVAWTLNLRGSDVESNPVFLGYIVITKNETLLFTDLEKLEVESRKEMEDAWVKMKPYEEFFNCLKGFSNEKVLVSPNSNQAIFETLKEDNQFIKAAVPGNLMKAQKNETELEGFRTVMVRDGVAMVKFLYWLIHNAGKESMTEYSIGEKLKGFRAEGENFVGESFGSIVGYKDNGAIMHYSAKSEGSNEVTNDSSILVDSGGQYLEGTTDITRTLALGAVSDEFRMNSTLVLQGLIRLSMVKFPRGTRGVQLDAIARLPLWMHGKDYNHGTGHGVGSFMNVHEGPQNIRKDMNPQELLPGMVCSNEPGFYVEGQYGIRHENLIAVKEAEQTDFGTFYEFETLTFCPFFKDTIVKEILSEQEIEWLNSYHKTCEEKLAPYLEGEVKDWFLELVSPL; encoded by the coding sequence ATGACTTCAAAGGAAAAAATAGCTGTGCTTCGTGAAGAAATGCAGAAAAATAAGGTTGATGCATTTATCGTATATTCTGCAGACCCGCATATGAGTGAATACCTTCCCGCAGAATGGCAGGAGAGAGCCTGGCTGTCAGGTTTCTTGGGTTCCGCAGGTTTTGTGGTGGTTACCAGAGACAAAGCAGGATTATGGACGGACGGACGATATTATACCCAGGCAGCCCAGGAGCTTGAAGGCTCAGGGATCGATCTTTTTAAGGACGGGCTTGAAGATACGCCCCATTATATCGACTGGATTATTTCCGAAATTCCTGCCGATGGTAAAGTCGCAGTAAATGCCCTGGCAACAGCACATGCCAACTGGGAGCTGCTTACCGGGAAGCTTAATGGAAAAGGAATTACCCTGGCTGATGCTCCTCTTTTAAAAGAAATCTGGAAAGAACGGGGTACGCCTTCCAAAAATCCTGTTTTCGTGCATCCTGTGGAAAGAGCAGGAAAATCCGTTGCCGATAAAATTGCTGCCATCCGCCAGAAAATGGAAACGCAGGAAGCAACGGTACACATCATTTCGAGCCTGGACGATGTAGCCTGGACTTTGAACCTGAGAGGCAGCGATGTGGAAAGCAACCCGGTGTTTTTAGGGTATATTGTGATCACCAAGAATGAAACCCTGTTGTTTACCGACCTGGAAAAGCTTGAAGTGGAATCGCGGAAAGAAATGGAAGATGCATGGGTAAAAATGAAGCCTTATGAAGAGTTTTTTAACTGCCTGAAAGGATTTAGCAATGAAAAAGTACTGGTTTCCCCTAACAGCAACCAAGCGATTTTCGAAACATTAAAAGAAGACAACCAGTTTATCAAAGCTGCAGTTCCCGGCAACCTGATGAAGGCCCAGAAAAATGAAACTGAGCTGGAAGGTTTCAGAACCGTTATGGTACGGGATGGCGTGGCTATGGTAAAATTCCTGTACTGGCTTATTCATAACGCCGGAAAAGAATCCATGACCGAATATTCCATCGGCGAAAAACTGAAAGGCTTCCGTGCGGAGGGAGAAAACTTTGTGGGAGAGAGTTTCGGGAGCATTGTAGGATATAAAGATAACGGTGCCATCATGCACTATTCTGCAAAAAGTGAAGGCAGCAATGAGGTAACCAATGACTCAAGCATCTTAGTGGATTCCGGAGGACAGTATCTGGAAGGAACCACGGATATCACACGGACGCTGGCGTTAGGTGCCGTGTCTGATGAGTTCAGGATGAATTCTACCTTGGTACTGCAGGGCCTGATCCGCCTGTCCATGGTAAAATTCCCGAGGGGAACGCGCGGCGTACAGCTTGATGCCATTGCCAGGCTGCCGTTGTGGATGCACGGAAAAGACTATAACCACGGAACCGGCCACGGTGTGGGAAGCTTTATGAATGTGCATGAAGGCCCGCAGAACATCAGGAAAGACATGAACCCGCAGGAGCTTCTCCCGGGAATGGTATGTTCCAATGAGCCCGGGTTTTATGTGGAAGGGCAGTACGGCATCCGCCATGAAAACCTGATTGCCGTAAAAGAAGCGGAGCAAACGGATTTCGGGACTTTTTATGAGTTTGAAACCTTAACATTCTGCCCGTTCTTCAAAGATACCATCGTAAAAGAAATCCTTTCTGAACAGGAAATTGAATGGCTCAACAGCTATCACAAAACCTGTGAAGAAAAACTGGCGCCTTATCTGGAAGGTGAAGTAAAAGACTGGTTCCTGGAGCTGGTAAGCCCGCTGTAA
- a CDS encoding DUF6526 family protein, giving the protein MESQNYRNHRKFYPPHHFIYLPLLLILLGTGIYKSMDDEQNRLLWILFSIVLFLILFLAIMVRQHYAIGLQDRMVRLEFRQRYFEIFGQTSDGTEDKLTFSQIAALRFAYDDEFKILLEKALKENTSGDDIKKSITRWKADYQRI; this is encoded by the coding sequence ATGGAAAGCCAGAATTACAGAAACCACAGAAAATTTTATCCGCCCCATCATTTTATATACCTTCCCTTACTGCTGATTTTATTGGGTACGGGAATTTACAAAAGTATGGATGATGAGCAGAACCGGCTTTTGTGGATCCTGTTTTCCATCGTTCTCTTTCTGATTCTTTTCCTTGCCATTATGGTACGCCAGCATTATGCAATCGGGCTTCAGGACCGGATGGTGCGCTTAGAGTTCAGACAGCGGTATTTTGAGATTTTCGGGCAAACGTCAGACGGAACAGAAGATAAACTTACCTTCAGCCAGATAGCCGCCCTGCGGTTTGCTTATGACGATGAATTTAAAATCCTGCTGGAAAAAGCATTAAAGGAAAATACTTCCGGAGACGATATCAAAAAATCCATCACCCGATGGAAAGCCGATTATCAGAGAATTTAA
- the pruA gene encoding L-glutamate gamma-semialdehyde dehydrogenase: protein MSKAISQVPFAVNEPVNSYVPGSSEVKSLIAQYKKMWAEKIEIPMVIDGKEVKTGDKVQLQSPQDHKHDFGFYHRGTMQHVDDAINAALAAKKAWNELGWEHRAAIFLKAADLLAGPYRDVINAATMIGQSKNVHQAEIDAACELIDFLRFNVEFMTEMYSEQPVSDSGIWNRVEYRPLEGFCFAVTPFNFTAISGNLPACMAMLGNVVVWKPSDKQVYSAKVIMDVLTEAGLPAGVINMIFTDGKETAEKVLAHRDFAGLHFTGSTKVFQGMWKMIGDNIHNYRTYPRIVGETGGKDFVVAHPSANVEAVATALVRGSFEYQGQKCSAASRAYIPQSLWADVKKVMETQITSIKIGSPEDPSNFVNAVIDKNSFEKCKGYIDRANESGEASVAIGGKTDDSKGWFVHPTVIETANPQYESMVEEIFGPILSVYVYEDQDWKETLELVDSSSPYSLTGSVFAQDRYAINEAFKALENASGNFYINDKPTGAVVGQQPFGGGRASGTNDKAGSKMNLLRWTSVRSIKETFVSPKDYRYPYLG from the coding sequence ATGTCTAAAGCAATATCGCAGGTACCCTTTGCAGTTAATGAACCGGTAAATTCTTATGTACCAGGTTCTTCAGAAGTAAAAAGTCTGATCGCCCAGTATAAAAAAATGTGGGCTGAAAAGATAGAAATCCCGATGGTAATTGACGGAAAGGAAGTAAAAACGGGCGACAAAGTCCAGTTACAGTCTCCTCAGGACCATAAACACGATTTCGGTTTTTACCACAGAGGTACGATGCAGCATGTGGATGATGCCATAAACGCAGCACTGGCTGCAAAAAAAGCATGGAACGAACTGGGATGGGAACACCGTGCAGCTATTTTCCTGAAAGCCGCTGATTTACTGGCCGGCCCTTACCGTGACGTGATCAATGCGGCGACCATGATCGGACAGTCTAAGAACGTTCACCAGGCTGAAATTGACGCTGCCTGCGAGCTGATTGATTTTTTAAGGTTCAATGTGGAATTTATGACCGAAATGTATTCTGAGCAGCCGGTTTCTGACAGCGGGATCTGGAACCGTGTAGAGTACAGGCCGTTGGAAGGATTCTGCTTTGCAGTAACACCTTTCAATTTTACGGCGATTTCCGGTAACCTTCCCGCCTGTATGGCCATGCTTGGAAATGTAGTGGTATGGAAGCCGTCTGACAAGCAGGTCTATTCGGCAAAAGTAATCATGGATGTGCTTACGGAAGCCGGGCTTCCTGCAGGGGTAATCAATATGATTTTCACGGACGGAAAAGAAACGGCTGAAAAAGTACTGGCACACAGGGATTTTGCAGGACTTCACTTTACCGGTTCTACCAAAGTATTCCAGGGAATGTGGAAGATGATCGGTGATAATATTCATAACTACAGAACCTACCCGAGGATTGTCGGTGAAACCGGAGGGAAAGACTTTGTGGTTGCCCACCCGTCTGCCAATGTGGAAGCGGTGGCTACGGCTCTGGTAAGAGGCTCTTTTGAATATCAGGGACAAAAATGTTCTGCGGCTTCCAGGGCTTATATTCCGCAGTCGCTTTGGGCGGATGTGAAAAAAGTGATGGAAACCCAGATCACTTCAATCAAAATCGGTTCTCCGGAAGATCCTTCCAACTTTGTGAATGCGGTAATTGATAAAAATTCTTTTGAAAAATGCAAAGGTTATATTGACAGAGCGAATGAATCCGGTGAAGCCAGCGTGGCAATCGGCGGGAAAACTGACGATTCCAAAGGCTGGTTTGTACACCCGACAGTCATTGAAACTGCCAATCCTCAGTACGAAAGCATGGTAGAGGAAATCTTCGGCCCGATCTTATCGGTTTACGTATACGAAGACCAGGACTGGAAAGAAACGCTTGAACTGGTAGATTCCTCTTCTCCATATTCTTTGACAGGATCTGTTTTTGCACAGGACCGTTACGCGATTAACGAAGCTTTCAAGGCACTGGAAAACGCTTCAGGAAACTTCTACATCAATGACAAGCCAACCGGTGCCGTAGTAGGCCAGCAGCCTTTCGGTGGCGGCAGGGCTTCCGGAACCAATGATAAAGCAGGATCTAAAATGAACCTGTTGAGATGGACTTCGGTAAGAAGCATCAAAGAAACTTTTGTTTCGCCTAAAGATTACAGATACCCTTATCTGGGATAA
- a CDS encoding DNA topoisomerase IB: protein MENSDLEIISHLKPSKIIKIMKDPVASAKAVHLIYTSDAETAGITRKKKGKKFSYYKEGEKIKDKEEITRINKLVIPPAWENVWICALDNGHLQATGIDLKRRKQYRYHPLWSALRNHTKFYRMLQFGYALPEIRLQVEKDLALKTFEKRKVLALIVSLMQRTNIRIGNNAYEKLYGSFGLTTLKDKHVQIKGQKINFSFKGKKGVMHDIDLKSKRLARLVQKCKDIPGKELFQYIDDEGNRHTVDSGMVNEYIKELSGEDFTAKDFRTWSGTVSALIAFKEIGYAETHAEYKKKVKEALEIVASHLGNTSTVCRKYYVHPLVINLYENNTIKKYLDELEEIEQNDGKADLTHEEKLVLKILETEKM, encoded by the coding sequence ATGGAAAATTCAGATTTAGAAATCATTTCCCATCTAAAGCCTTCGAAAATTATCAAAATCATGAAAGATCCTGTTGCTTCTGCAAAGGCGGTACATCTTATATATACCTCCGATGCAGAAACAGCCGGTATTACCCGGAAAAAGAAGGGCAAAAAATTTTCATATTATAAAGAAGGTGAAAAGATAAAGGACAAAGAAGAAATTACACGGATTAATAAGCTGGTGATTCCTCCGGCCTGGGAAAACGTATGGATCTGTGCCTTGGACAACGGCCATCTTCAGGCTACCGGAATCGATTTAAAAAGGAGGAAACAATACCGTTACCATCCTTTATGGAGTGCACTGAGAAACCATACAAAGTTTTACAGGATGCTCCAGTTCGGGTATGCACTCCCTGAAATACGCCTCCAGGTGGAAAAAGACCTGGCACTAAAGACATTTGAAAAAAGAAAAGTACTGGCCCTGATTGTCAGCCTGATGCAGCGTACGAATATCCGGATCGGGAACAATGCGTATGAGAAGCTGTACGGTTCTTTCGGGCTTACCACTCTAAAAGATAAGCATGTACAGATTAAAGGGCAGAAAATAAATTTTTCCTTTAAAGGCAAAAAAGGGGTCATGCATGATATTGACCTGAAAAGCAAGAGGCTGGCCCGCCTGGTGCAGAAATGCAAAGACATCCCCGGAAAGGAGCTTTTTCAATATATTGATGATGAAGGGAACCGGCATACCGTAGATTCCGGAATGGTGAATGAATACATCAAAGAATTAAGCGGGGAAGATTTTACGGCCAAAGACTTCAGAACATGGTCCGGAACGGTGAGTGCCTTGATTGCATTCAAGGAAATCGGCTATGCAGAAACCCATGCGGAATATAAGAAAAAAGTAAAGGAAGCCCTGGAAATCGTGGCATCCCACCTCGGAAATACCAGTACCGTATGCAGAAAATACTACGTGCATCCGCTGGTCATTAACCTTTATGAAAACAATACCATTAAAAAATACCTTGACGAGCTGGAGGAAATAGAACAGAACGACGGGAAAGCAGATTTGACCCATGAAGAAAAACTGGTGCTTAAAATTCTGGAAACCGAAAAAATGTAG